The Megachile rotundata isolate GNS110a chromosome 3, iyMegRotu1, whole genome shotgun sequence genome includes a window with the following:
- the LOC100876149 gene encoding lactosylceramide 4-alpha-galactosyltransferase yields the protein MKKRLFLCFICAVILFIFMISTDDDFIEHVSPYLYLSDSYDITCYEEPNSADSFPDFNPKSVSNNAISDRNIFFHETSCFQDGLVLNARQACAVESAAKMNPNMNVYLLFVSPSKISNQSKELFKQLETYPNIHLGHIYPDEYVKNTPLDLWYKSGVLKKSRWPRSHMSDILRYLTLWKYGGIYLDLDVVVTTSLEHLTNFAGAEDWDDVAAGVIGLDATPLGRRVADACIRDLMKNFRGNVWGNNGPGVITRILRRICSAKYVRDMTPARCGGFKVYSPSAFYPVHYKKWKMYFETKDKNATMKMLKKALAIHVWNKLSKSMEVHVNSDVPYAIIARKHCPKVFNNCGSIF from the exons atgaaaaaaagattATTTCTATGTTTCATTTGTGCCGTTATACTTTTCATCTTTATGATCTCCACCGACGATGACTTTATCGAGCATGTATCGCCGTACTTGTATCTCAGCGATTCTTACGATATCACATGTTACGAAGAACCAAATTCCGCAGATAGTTTTCCTGATTTTAATCCAAAATCAG TGTCGAACAATGCAATATCGGATAGAAACATCTTCTTTCACGAGACATCCTGCTTCCAAGATGGTTTGGTTTTGAACGCTCGTCAAGCATGTGCCGTCGAATCCGCGGCTAAGATGAATCCAAACATGAATGTGTATCTCTTGTTTGTATCCCCTTCAAAGATTTCCAATCAATCGAAGGAACTTTTCAAACAGTTGGAAACTTATCCAAACATTCATTTGGGACATATTTATCCAGATGAATATGTGAAAAACACACCTCTGGATTTATGGTACAAAAGTGGAGTACTAAAAAAGAGTCGATGGCCAAGAAGTCACATGTCAGACATACTTCGATACTTGACCCTATGGAAATATGGAGGCATATATCTAGATCTGGACGTAGTCGTCACCAC ATCTTTGGAGCATTTAACGAACTTTGCTGGTGCCGAAGACTGGGACGATGTTGCTGCTGGTGTGATAGGTCTCGACGCTACACCGCTGGGTCGTCGTGTGGCCGATGCTTGTATTCGAGATttgatgaaaaattttcgaggTAATGTTTGGGGTAACAATGGACCTGGTGTAATCACTCGAATTCTACGAAGAATCTGTTCTGCAAAATAC GTTCGAGATATGACTCCTGCTCGATGCGGCGGCTTCAAAGTTTACTCACCGTCAGCCTTCTACCCGGTGCACTACAAAAAATGGAAGATGTATTTCGAAACGAAGGACAAGAACGCCACAATGAAAATGTTGAAGAAAGCTCTGGCTATTCACGTATGGAATAAACTCAGCAAATCAATGGAGGTGCATGTGAACAGTGATGTTCCTTACGCGATCATTGCACGAAAGCACTGTCCAAAAGTCTTTAATAATTGTGGAAGTATATTTTAA